The Enterococcus sp. 7F3_DIV0205 genome has a window encoding:
- the proB gene encoding glutamate 5-kinase, producing the protein MRKQLKEAKRIVIKVGTSTLIYPNGNINLSAIDQLAFTLSDLRNQDKEIILVSSGAIGVGLNKLNMDKRPPTIPEQQAVAAVGQAELMNIYNQRFLTYSQQIAQLLLTRDVIEYPESRQNVTNTIEQLLQMGIIPVINENDTVAIDELDHLTKFGDNDQLSAIVAQLIQADALIMLSDIDGFFSDNPNTNKDATLFSEINEINDELLQLAGGKGSRFGTGGMYSKLKAAERVLEHDGAMILANGQQPKIIFDILNGEMIGTLFI; encoded by the coding sequence ATGCGAAAACAATTAAAAGAAGCAAAACGAATCGTCATCAAAGTTGGGACCAGTACCTTGATTTATCCCAACGGCAATATCAATTTAAGCGCCATCGATCAATTGGCGTTTACCTTATCCGATTTGCGTAACCAAGACAAAGAGATCATCTTAGTGTCATCTGGTGCGATCGGTGTTGGCTTAAATAAGTTAAACATGGACAAACGACCCCCGACCATTCCAGAACAGCAGGCAGTGGCAGCAGTGGGACAAGCGGAATTGATGAACATTTACAACCAACGCTTTTTGACTTACAGCCAGCAAATCGCCCAATTATTATTGACTAGAGACGTGATCGAATATCCTGAAAGCCGCCAAAACGTAACGAATACAATTGAACAATTGCTACAAATGGGCATTATTCCCGTCATCAATGAAAATGATACTGTGGCAATCGACGAATTGGATCATCTGACAAAATTCGGCGACAATGACCAATTATCGGCAATCGTAGCCCAACTGATCCAAGCAGATGCCTTGATTATGTTATCTGATATCGATGGTTTCTTTTCTGATAATCCAAATACTAATAAAGACGCAACTCTGTTCTCCGAAATCAATGAAATCAATGACGAGCTTTTACAATTAGCTGGTGGCAAAGGCAGTCGCTTTGGAACTGGTGGCATGTACAGTAAATTAAAAGCAGCAGAACGTGTATTAGAGCATGATGGCGCCATGATTTTAGCAAACGGACAACAACCAAAGATCATATTTGATATTTTAAATGGTGAAATGATTGGTACGTTATTTATTTAA
- a CDS encoding DUF1015 domain-containing protein has protein sequence MVMIHPFKSIRPASEFSDKIATLPYDVLNSAEARELGENNPYSYLHIDKAEIDLPETLSPYDDQVYAKAASNLQAFLQKQWLVQDEQPLLYLYELTMNGRAQTGLVTCTSITDYTKGKIKKHEFTRPEKEVDRIRHIEACDANTSPIFLTYRKNEQIQTLTDEWKKSHDPVYDFTSFHEVTHRVWLIDKPEVIEQLVTTFAQDVPALYIADGHHRTESAVKVGQKKKEAQPNATDTAEFNYFLSVIFPKEELEILDYNRVLNVPIEADFFKHLETNFTITKTDTGKPTQAKTFGMYLDGQWFALTAKDTILSDDPVDGLDVSLLQNHVFAAIFDIQDVRTDKRIDFVGGIRGMQELEQLVDSGQWSVAFAVYPTTMDDLLNVADAGKIMPPKSTWFEPKLLSGLFVHDLETKDL, from the coding sequence ATGGTTATGATCCACCCATTTAAAAGCATTCGACCAGCATCTGAGTTTAGTGACAAAATCGCGACATTACCTTATGATGTTTTAAATTCTGCAGAAGCGCGTGAACTTGGTGAAAATAATCCTTATTCTTACCTTCACATCGATAAAGCCGAAATCGATTTACCTGAAACCCTTTCGCCTTATGATGATCAAGTTTATGCAAAAGCTGCTAGTAATTTACAAGCTTTTTTACAAAAACAATGGTTGGTTCAAGATGAACAGCCACTCTTATATCTTTACGAATTAACAATGAATGGACGCGCTCAAACAGGTCTTGTCACGTGTACTTCAATCACTGATTACACAAAAGGTAAAATCAAAAAGCATGAATTTACCCGTCCAGAAAAAGAAGTCGATCGCATTCGCCATATTGAAGCATGCGATGCGAATACTAGCCCGATTTTTTTAACCTACCGTAAAAATGAACAGATCCAAACGCTGACAGATGAATGGAAAAAATCACATGATCCAGTCTATGATTTCACTAGTTTCCATGAAGTCACACACCGTGTTTGGCTTATAGATAAACCAGAAGTGATTGAACAACTCGTGACAACTTTTGCTCAAGATGTGCCCGCTTTATACATCGCTGATGGTCATCATCGTACAGAATCTGCAGTAAAAGTTGGACAAAAGAAAAAAGAGGCTCAACCTAATGCAACTGATACAGCGGAATTTAACTATTTCTTATCTGTCATTTTTCCGAAAGAAGAATTAGAAATTTTAGATTATAACCGTGTCTTGAACGTACCGATCGAAGCAGATTTCTTTAAGCATTTGGAAACGAATTTTACAATCACCAAGACAGACACTGGAAAACCTACCCAAGCAAAAACGTTTGGCATGTATTTAGACGGGCAGTGGTTTGCTTTAACGGCTAAAGACACGATTTTATCTGATGATCCAGTTGATGGCTTAGATGTTTCTTTACTTCAAAATCATGTATTTGCAGCGATTTTCGATATTCAAGATGTCCGTACAGATAAACGAATCGATTTTGTCGGCGGCATTCGCGGCATGCAGGAATTAGAACAACTAGTGGATAGCGGTCAGTGGTCAGTCGCTTTCGCTGTTTACCCAACAACCATGGATGATTTATTAAATGTTGCGGATGCAGGTAAAATCATGCCGCCAAAATCAACTTGGTTTGAACCTAAATTATTGAGCGGATTATTTGTTCATGATTTAGAGACAAAAGACCTATAA